A genomic segment from Glycine soja cultivar W05 chromosome 20, ASM419377v2, whole genome shotgun sequence encodes:
- the LOC114403656 gene encoding uncharacterized protein LOC114403656: protein MAPPSSPPLVDNSDAERRLREAEERLRDAIEELQRRQRRAAAHAQQHRHVDSLPCDHGPDESCVAHAIGNLCQTFLLSYGVRVGIGILLRAFKLVRGQSYSSLLDLKQLVSEKDLIVREEACRIGLLFGGFTGSYHALRCLLRKLRKKETPANAVLAGSIAGFSIMALNDSNRRRTLALYLLARLAQCAYNSAKSKNKFHLWGSHWRHGDSLLFALACAQVMYAFVMRPESLPKSYQDFIQKTGPVAEPVYKAVRDSCRGHPVDVASLHAYLSRVGRSDYVKLEEFPSIIPCSIIHPATNSCLAHQGNATSLTFKKTFPLYFSLTFVPFVVLHLQKFTDAPFRTFWLAIKGAVRSTTFLSAFVGIFQGVICSHRKVFSRDHKLVYWIAGGIAALSVLLEKKARRGELALYVLPRAVDSLWYILVNRHLLPNIRNAEVFLFSLCMGGIMYYLEHEPETMAPFLRGLIRRFLASRISNPSPPNRTASYTYLQALDGITKPTLQEKRDTESSEKYNLESIPGL, encoded by the exons ATGGCACCACCATCCTCTCCTCCGCTCGTCGACAATTCCGATGCCGAGCGCCGCCTTCGCGAAGCGGAGGAGCGCCTCCGCGACGCCATCGAGGAGCTCCAGCGCCGGCAGCGCCGCGCCGCCGCTCACGCCCAGCAGCACCGCCACGTGGACTCGCTGCCCTGCGATCACGGCCCCGACGAGTCCTGCGTGGCTCACGCCATTGGCAACCTCTGCCAGACCTTCCTCCTCTCCTACGGCGTCAGAGTCGGCATTGGCATACTCCTCCGCGCCTTCAAGCTTGTTCGAGGCCAATCCTACTCCTCTCTCCTCGATCTCAAG CAACTTGTTTCAGAAAAAGATCTGATAGTAAGGGAAGAAGCATGCCGCATTGGTCTTCTTTTTGGTGGTTTCACTGGATCTTATCATGCTCTTAGATGCTTGTTGCGGAaattgagaaagaaagagacaCCGGCTAATGC AGTTTTAGCAGGTTCTATAGCTGGTTTCTCGATTATGGCATTGAATGATTCAAATAGGAGACGTACACTGGCTTTATACCTGTTGGCTAGGCTAGCCCAG TGTGCTTATAATTCTGCAAAATCTAAAAACAAGTTTCACCTTTGGGGGAGTCATTGGAGACATGGAGATTCATTGCTGTTTGCCCTTGCTTGTGCACAG GTTATGTATGCCTTTGTAATGCGTCCTGAGAGCTTGCCAAAATCCTATCAAGACTTCATTCAAAAGACCGGGCCAGTTGCAGAGCCTGTATACAAGGCTGTAAGGGATAGCTGTAGAGGTCATCCAGTTGATGTTGCGTCACTGCATGCTTATTTATCTCGTGTAGGAAGATCTGACTATGTAAAGTTGGAAGAATTTCCCTCCATTATTCCATGTTCCATTATTCATCCAGCAACAAATTCATGCTTAGCTCATCAAGGAAATGCAACATCATTAACGTTTAAGAAAACATTTCCGCTTTACTTCTCTTTGACCTTTGTGCCTTTTGTTGTTCTGCACCTACAGAAG TTCACTGATGCTCCTTTCCGCACTTTCTGGCTTGCCATTAAAGGTGCTGTTCGCTCGACAACCTTTTTATCCGCTTTTGTTGGAATCTTTCAG GGAGTCATATGTTCACATAGAAAAGTTTTTTCAAGAGATCACAAGCTTGTATATTGGATAGCAGGTGGAATAGCTGCCCTATCTGTGCTATTGGAGAAAAAAGCTAGGCGTGGTGAGCTAGCTTTATATGTTCTTCCCAGAGCAGTAGATTCATTGTGGTATATCTTGGTGAACAGGCACCTTCTTCCAAATATCAGGAATGCTGAG GTTTTCTTGTTTTCTCTGTGTATGGGGGGAATCATGTATTACCTGGAACACGAACCAGAAACCATGGCCCCATTTCTTCGAGGCTTGATCCGTCGCTTCCTTGCCAGCAGAATCAGCAATCCAAGCCCACCTAATCGGACTGCTTCCTACACATACCTGCAAGCTCTTGATGGCATAACGAAACCAACATTACAGGAGAAGAGGGATACTGAATCTTCCGAAAAGTACAACCTTGAATCTATTCCTGGGCTTTAA